AGCGACGACTGGTGCGAGGTGGTGTTCTTTTGGGTTGGCTCGCGGCGTGCTTGGGCTCTTCGCTGTGGATCGGCCCGGGCGGTTTCGGCTTGGCTGGTTTAAGCGGACGGGCGGTCGCTCCGTTGCGTGGGTTTTCTTTGCTGCCAGCTACTTTGGTTGTCAGCTTGACGTCTTCTTCGCTGCATTCCGGTTCAGCTTCTTGTTTTTCCTCAGCGATCAGTTTCGATGCAGTCCAGTTCGTTTCATCTCGCATCATCGCCCAGGCAACGACCGCGATTTTGCGAGCCAGGGCGATGCCTGCTTTCTTGCGCCGTGTAGTGGACCCTCCATGAATACGATTGAACGTCAGTTTGCTCCATTCGTTGTAACGCAGGCTTGCCCAGGCACATTCCAGCAACATGCTCCGCAGCATCCGTGGGCCGCGTTTGCTGATTCGTCCAGAGCGATCCATCTCGCCGGATTGGTACTGCCGTGGTGTCATCCCCAGGTAACTGGAGATGTGTCGAGCGTTCTTGAAGCGATGCGGGTCGTCGATTGCCGCGACGAGCATCTCGGCGGTCTTGCGTCCTACGCCGGGGATGGTCATCACGCGTTGGATGTGGGCGTTGTCGGCAGCGAACAGTTCCAGGCGTTGTTCGATCGCTTCCATTTCAGTGGTGAGCTCATCGAGTTGTTTCAATTCGCTGTCGAGTTGCCCCTTCCAGAGGTCGTCGGTGCCACATTCATGGATTGGTTTGCGGTGGGAGTCGATATGGGCTCGACCTGTGTTCCAGGCACGTGCTCCGGTGTCGATCTCGATGCCGCG
This Neorhodopirellula lusitana DNA region includes the following protein-coding sequences:
- a CDS encoding IS110 family transposase — translated: MMICSLDLGKFKSVACFFNTEKQAYRFETILTKVSHVNHLFESNEIDLVVMEACGPSGWISDVCHQRKLKTIVCSTNDEAWAWKNIKRKTDRDDALRLAKMAMMKDLTSVHVPSPQIREQRAIIKYRKNLDYRITRIKNGIRASFANRGIEIDTGARAWNTGRAHIDSHRKPIHECGTDDLWKGQLDSELKQLDELTTEMEAIEQRLELFAADNAHIQRVMTIPGVGRKTAEMLVAAIDDPHRFKNARHISSYLGMTPRQYQSGEMDRSGRISKRGPRMLRSMLLECAWASLRYNEWSKLTFNRIHGGSTTRRKKAGIALARKIAVVAWAMMRDETNWTASKLIAEEKQEAEPECSEEDVKLTTKVAGSKENPRNGATARPLKPAKPKPPGPIHSEEPKHAASQPKRTPPRTSRR